AGGCATGCAGGAACGCGGCGAGCGCCTTCTCGGGCCTTATGCCATGAGCGCCCGTCACTGCCCCGACCGCAATGGGATACGCGACCTTGTCAGTTAGCCGCTCGAACACCGCGTCCGGCCAGGCCCGCGCCGCTGCGAGGAAAGCCTCACCGAGCAGCATCGTTTCCTGATGCCGCTCGCGTGATCCGGCCAGCGCCTCGGCGAGTGCAGCGACTTCGGCAAGACGTGCGGCTTCTGCCTGTTGCCTGTGGCTTTCGGCCAGCAGCACCGCATCGTTCCAGGCCGAACCATTGCCGACCAGCGTGCCGATCCAGGCCGCAAGCGAGGTCGCATCCGTAACGAGCCCGTCGGCCACCGCACGCTCCAGCCCGCCCGAATAGGCAAAGCTGCCGATCGGAAAAGCCGGCGAGAGCCATGCCGTCAGGCGCAACAATGCCTGCAGCTCGCGATCCCTGGTCATCAAGGCTCAGTCGTGCTTGTGGTCATGATCATGACCGCGATCGTGGCGGTGCTCATGCTCATGCTCGTAGCCATGTTCGTGATCATGGTCATGGCCGTGATTATGATCATGTGCGTGGTCATGCCCGTGGTCATGATTGTGATCGTGATCATGCCCATGCGAGTGCCCGCCTGGGGAATGATAGGCGCCGCGCGCCGGCTGGAACGGCTCGTCAATCTCGAGGACGACGGCGCCGAGGCCCTGCAGCATGGCGCGGATGACATGATCGCGGAGGATGACGATGCGGTCTTCCTCGATCTGCGCGGCAAGATGCCGGTTGCCGAGATGCCAGGCGAGCTCGACCAGATGGGTGCGGTCGCGACCGCGGATTTCGAAGAGTTTCTCATCAGCGGCGAGGATCTCGATCAGTTCGCCGTCGTCGCGCACCAAAAGGTCGCCATTGGAGAAAAGCACCGGATCCTTGAGATCGAGCATGACCATTTCGCCATTTTCCAGATGCAGCAGCTTGCGGCGCAGATGACGCAGATCATGCGGCAGCTTGACTTGGGCGATCGGGTGGGAGGAAGGGGTTCCGGCGGGAAGATAGGAGGTGACGCGCTGCATGACATGTCCGTTTTTCTGAGAGGACGACCATGCAAAATAGCTCTTCCCGATGCAAGCACCAATGGCCTTTCATCTAAATCAAAAAATAGAGCATGATGTCGTCCGAAAACCGCAAACACTTTTCGGCATCATGCTCCAGACCTGGCTTTTATATTCCGTAAGCCTGCATCACATTGTCGCTCTCCGGTCCTCTGTTCTCGCCATCGACGCCGTTATCGACGAGCCCGTGCCAAGCGTGATGCAGACCTTCCCGTTCGTGTACGACGCGATTGCGCCCAAGCGCCTTGGCGAGATAGAGCGCCCGGTCGGCGGAAGCATAGACCGCCTGCTTGTTGCGCCCGGCGACCAGATCGGCAACGCCGCCGGAAACGGTGATGCGGATATCGTGGCCCTCGGCCCTGATGGCGCCGCCGGCGATCCGGCATCGGACGCTTTCGATGCGCTCCATCCGCGCCTCCAGCGGTTCCCCGGAGACGATGACGCCGAACTCCTCCCCACCCAGCCGTGCGACGACGGACATCTCATTGAAGGCGGATGTGAGCATGGCCGAAACGGCGACGATGACGGCATCGCCGCAGCCATGGCCGAAGCGGTCGTTGATCGCCTTGAAACGGTCGACGTCAAAAATCACCAGCGACGCGTTGCCATCGGTATTCTCAAGCGCCTCGGTAAAGGCGCGCCGGTTGAGCAGCCCGGAAAGCGTATCCGTGCGGCTGAGCTTTTCGAACTCCGCCCGCGAGAGCGCGAGGTCGCGCATGGCAAAGCCGGCAAACAGCGACAGCATGCCGGAAACGGTACCGCCGATCAGCCAAGAAAAGATCGCGCTGAAGCCGATTGCATGGGCGAGCGTCACCGGTAGAAGCCCGAGAAGATCGAGCGACGGCATCGTCAATGCGATGATGACTCCTGAGAGAATAACCGCAAGAAAAGCCATCTTCAGGGCGAAGACGTAGACGTTCTTGCGGTATTGAAGATCGCCAAAATCGGCCTGCAGCGAAATCCAGTTTCTCATGAGAATCAACCTTCTGCTCGGCGTTTCCAGGCATTGATAAGAGCCCAATTGCTGCGGGTGTCTTAATTGACTCGTTAAAATTCGAACGGTTTTGGACGTTTCGGTGGACAGAATTTTTCTAGCAGGGGATGCAGTTTTCCAATCCCTGAATCGAACAGTGTGGAGAGAGAGATAAACAATTGATATGAAAGGGATTTATTGAGCTTCTAGGTGCGGCTGTTCCAGAATGACGTAGCTGAAGAAAATACCGGCTTTTCCACCGATTTTTACAACCAGATGGAGAGCGCTATTCACAATTCACTTTAAGAGCGGACTGGCCCGACAGCTGCTTCAATTGTAGACGGAAACAGACAATCGCAATGCTTGTGGAAGCGGGTTCCATATGCCGGTTCGAAGCCCGGCCGAGCGCAGGGCAGCGGCAGTCCAGGTGTTGCAGCCGAAGAGGGCGTTGAAGTATCCCCTGGCCTCGAAGAACCGATCGATCTCGCCGTATCCGGCATCCGGAATCGGCACCACCGCGCCCGCATCGCGGACGAAGCTCCGCGAGATAAAGTCGCGCAGTTGCGCCAATTGATCCTCACTGACATCGAATGCCGTCACAGTGGACTGTGGCTCGGTGATAGGACCGGCAAGATCCACATGCAGCACCGAACGGTCGATCGTCAGCGCGCGCAACACCGGCAGCGGCTTCAGTTCCGCCCATGTGGGAGTTTCCAGATAGAAGGCACGACCGCCCCAGCCGATAATGAGCCACTCCGCATTCGGATGGCCGAGCGGAAAACCGGTATCGTCGAGGAAGGAAAAGGCAGCCCGCGTTTCCGCGTCGAGCGGAATGGCAATATCGGTATGGATCGGTCCTGACAACAGGAGAATCCGATGCGTCACCGCCGCGGACGACGCCTTGACCGGCGCAATCAGCGGCCGGGGAATGAAGGTCCCGCAAGCCACCGAGAGCAGAAGCAGAAATACGATCCGCAACAACCAGCGGATACCTGTCCTCATCGCAGCCGTCCGTCACACATCGGACGTGGGCCTAGAACAGGAAATAGCGCTGCGCCATCGGCAGCACCGTCGCCGGCTCGCATGTCAGCAATTCGCCGTTCGCCCTGACCTCGTAGGTCTCGGGATCGACCTCGATCTCAGGTGTCAGGTCGTTATGGATCATCGATGCCTTGGAGATGCCGCCGCGCGTATTCTTTACTGCGACAAGTTCCTTGGCCACGCCGAGCCGGCCCTTCAGGCCGGCATCGAGCGACGCCTGGCTGACGAAGGTGACGGAGGAATTGGTGAGGCTCTTGCCGTAGGAGGCAAACATCGGCCGGTAGTGAACCGGCTGCGGCGTCGGGATCGAAGCGTTCGGATCGCCCATCGGCGCGGCCGCGATCGAGCCCCCGAGCAGCACCATATCGGGCTTCACCCCGAAGAAGGCCGGATTCCACAGCACCAGGTCGGCACGTTTGCCGACTTCGACCGAGCCGATCTCACGGCTGAGGCCATGGGCGATCGCCGGGTTGATCGTGTATTTGGCGATATAGCGGCGGACGCGGAAATTGTCGTTGTCGCCCTTTTCCTCCTTCAGCCGGCCGCGCTGGCGCTTCATCTTATCGGCCGTCTGCCAGGTGCGGATGGCCACTTCGCCGACGCGGCCCATGGCCTGACTGTCGGAGGAGATGATCGAGAAGGCGCCGATATCGTGCAGGATGTCTTCGGCAGCGATCGTTTCCTTGCGGATACGGCTTTCGGCAAAGGCGATGTCTTCGGGGATCGACGGCGACAGATGGTGGCAAACCATCAGCATGTCGAGATGCTCGGCGATCGTATTGACCGTATAGGGCCGTGTTGGATTGGTCGACGACGGAATGACGTTCGGCTGGCCGCAGATCTTGATGATGTCAGGCGCGTGGCCGCCGCCCGCCCCTTCCGTGTGGAAGGCATGGATGGTGCGGCCCTTGATGGCGCCGATCGTATCCTCGACGAAGCCGCTTTCGTTCAGCGTATCGGTGTGGATCATCACCTGCACGTCGTATTCGTCGGCAACCGACAGGCAGCAGTCGATGGCGCCTGGCGTCGTGCCCCAATCCTCGTGCAGCTTCAGCGAGGTGGCGCCGGCCAGCACCATTTCGGTCAGCGCCCCCGGCAGCGAGGCATTGCCCTTGCCAGCAAAGGCGAGGTTCATCGGAAAGGCGTCGGCCGCTTCGATCATGCGCGCCAGATGCCAGGGACCGGGCGTGCAGGTGGTGGCGAGCGTGCCGTGTGCAGGACCGGTGCCGCCGCCGAGCATGCAGGTCATGCCGCTCATCAGCGCTTCCTCGATCTGCTGCGGCGCAATGAAATGGATATGGCTGTCCATGCCGCCAGCGGTGACGATCTTGCCTTCGGCGGCGATCGCCTCCGTGCCGGGACCGACGATGATATTGACACCCGGCTGCATGTCGGGATTACCGGCCTTGCCGATCGCGACGATGCGCCCGTCCTTGAGGCCGATATCGGCCTTGTAGATGCCAGAATGATCAACGATCACCGCATTGGTGATGACGGTATCCACTGCGCCATCCGCCCGCGTCACCTGGCTCTGGCCCATGCCGTCGCGGATCACCTTGCCGCCGCCGAACTTCACCTCCTCGCCATAGGTGGTGAAATCCTTCTCGATCTCGATGAAGAGCTCCGTGTCGGCAAGGCGCACCTTGTCTCCAGTGGTCGGTCCGAACATGCCGGCATATGCGGCGCGCGAGATCTTGTAGGGCATATTCTGGTTCTACCTCTGGAGTTCCGAAAAATTGGGAGATTTCGATGCGGCCCTGTCGAAAGTCAGGGTCGTGCGGCAGCCGTTTCGCTTATTGATTTCGCCGATGAGATGGTCAGAAAAATCGCCCGGATATGCGATGAAGCCGCTCAACGATGCCTCCACGATCGCAGCGTCCTGGACCATTACATTTGACATGTGCAGCAGCCTTGTCATGACCCCGGCAATGATCACCTTGCTGTATTTCAGCTTCTGCCGAAGCACCCAGATCGTCTCGACAACGACCACATGGTTGACGAAGAACGGTTCGCGGCTCCCCACGACGGCATCGCGAACCAGGGCGAACTGGTCCGGCGTGTGGTCCCCCTCGGAAAGATCGGTGAGGAAGATCCTGAGAAGGATATTCGTATCAATCCCCAGCATTCCACGATCCCGTCGCCATTGCACCGCGCGCCTCGGCGATCCATTTTTCAATGTCGTCGCCCGAAACCGGTTCGTCGCTCTTCAGAACTCCTATCAAGTCGGCAAGACTTTCTCTCAGCACGCGAACCTCGAAAACGCCGTCGGAATTCGCGACGAAATCGATCCGGTCGCCGGCATGAATGTCCAACGACTTGCGCAACCCCGCAGGCAGCGTGATCTGATTTTTCGATGTGACCTTTGCCGATGTCGCCATAACAAATCTCCTTACCTTTTGTTCAAAATGTAAGGCGTCTTGCCGGATGCCGCAATGTCTGTCCCAAGCCGTCGAAGCCGTCCCTCGTCGATATACCGGTCCACCAGCTGCCGCTCGGCGGCGAACGGATGCCATTCCCAGCCGACATGGCCGAAGCCAGCGAGCGTCACCTCGGCCTCGTCATGTCTCTCCAGCACCTCACCGATCACGATCATGCCGCTGCTCGGCACCACGTATGGCTGAGGATCAAAAGCCGAAATCGCTGTATCGACGGCATCGTGAATCGACTTGCCGATGACGACGTGCCTTTTGCCGGTGTCTGTGCAGAAGGCGCTGAACTCAGCGGTATAGTCGTCGCAGAAATCGTCGAGTTCCGGATGAGAGACGGCAAGCGGCGCCCGCATCGCGGCGAATTTTTCCGGGTCGCGTACGCTCCAGATTTCTCCAGCCGAAACGACGCCCGGATGGGCGTGCCACTCACGCGAACCGAGCATCGCCTTTGCCGGCCTGCCGGTATTGCAGACCGCGACGGCATCCGTGCGGCTGCCGCCGGCGCCATAGGAGCGGCAATCATTGAAGCGGATGACAATATCGGCGGCATCGATGATGCCAGCCCCGCCCTCCTCAATGTCGCCATTGCCGACGATCATAATTTTCCTGATCACCTTAGTTGCTCATCGTATCTTCAAGCTCTTTCAGCTCTTTCGTGCGTTTGTCCGTGATGTTGGCGAGACACCCGGCGACCAGCATCGGCTCCATCGTGCCGCCACGGGCCTGAAATCCAAAGGCGTCGCATTCGGCGTCACGATAGTCGATCCAGGCGCGCTGCGCCTTGACCAGCGCCTGCTCTGCGCCCTTCATGTCGCCATCCAGGCCCTTGTCGATCGCCGCCAGGGCGGCGCGCGTCTTCTTATATTGCGCATTCAGCGCCTTGTCGGCAGTCTCGTGGCGCGCCGCCTCGCAGCCAGTCATGTCCGATTGCGTCTTGGGATTGTTGCAATCCATATCCTCAGCAGAGGCAGCACCTGCCGTCAGCAGCATCGCCGCCCCGACGAGGCAGATATTCAAGCGCATGCACTTCTCCCGTATTTTGTCCTTAAAGCTTGCCCATCACCAGCTGACGGAAACCGTAGACCTCGCGCTTGCCGGAAAGCGGGATCAGCGTCACCGAGCGCGTCTGCCCCGGCTCGAAGCGCACCGCCGTCCCCGCCGGGATATCGAGCCGCTTGCCGTGTGCTACCGCGCGATCGAAGGAAAGCCCAGCATTGGTCTCGGCGAAATGATAGTGGCTGCCGACCTGCACCGGCCGATCGCCGGTATTGGAAACCTCCAGCGTCACCGTCGGCGCGCCGGCATTCAGTTCGATGTCGCCGCTTGCGGCAATGATCTCGCCTGGAATCATCTCGTCCTCCTTAAGCCGCCTTGGGCGCGCAGCCCTCGGCCTTCAGTACGCGCTTCGTCGATGCCGGATTTTTGGCGAGCATGGCCGCCGGCCGAATAGGCCTCGCGACGAGATTGCCGCCGCAGTTCGGGCAGACACCCTTCAGCACGCCGTCCACGCAATCGGCGCAGAAGGTGCATTCGTAGGTGCAGATCCGTGCCTCAGCGCTGTCAGGCGACAGATCCTTGTCGCAGCATTCGCAATTGGGCCTGAGTTCCAACATTCCTATCTCCTCACCGGATCGGTTCGTGCACGGTGACGAGCTTGGTGCCATCGGGAAACGTTGCCTCCACCTGCACGTCATGGATCATCTCTGCAATCCCCTCCATCACCTGGTCGCGGCCGATCACATGGGCACCGGCTTCCATCAGCTCGGCAACCGGACGGCCGTCGCGGGCGCCTTCGACGACGAAGTCGCTGATCAGCGCGATCGCTTCGGGATAGTTCAGTTTGACGCCGCGCTCCAGCCGCCGCCGCGCCACCATCGCCGCCATCGAAATCAACAGCTTGTCTTTTTCTCTCGGAGTGAGGTTCATCGCTTGTCCATCTGCTTGATCGAATGCTGTAGTTCATAGATTCCAGACTTTCGGCACAGGCGCACCATTGCGCAAGGCGGAAATGACCGGGATCAGGATTTTTCTGAGTGAGAAGCCGTCGGCTGCGGCAAGGCGAATGACGAGCTTGCCATTCCAAGCGCTTGCACCGCCCATCGATCCTTCGACGAGCGGCCGGACTTTGCCAAGATAGGCTTCTGAAAGCGGCCCGGCATAAAGCAGGGTCGCAAAGGCCACCTGTCCGCCGAGCACCGCCTGTCGCGCCGTCAGCGCCGCCACACCTTCGGAAAGTCTGAGTTCCTCGGCGTGGATCAGTTGGCTCGAACGACGGATGCGCCAGCGGTCGCGGAACAGCCCTGATACCACCGCCTCACCCATCGCCTTGCGGCCGAGCAGCACGGCTTCCACAGCGAGAAATTCGGCGCTCTCGTCAAGATCGACATCCAACCGGCGGAAAAGTGCGGCCCGATCGAAGAGGATCGTTTCCTGCGGCAGCCAGTCGACGCGGGCTTGGGCTCCGACCTTGATGCTGGTCGCCACCTCGGCGATGCCGGCCGAAGCCTTGTAGATCTTCTCGCAAGCTTGAGTGGTGACGTCGATGCGCGTACCGGCACCGGCATCCACGCTCCAGGCCATGCGGTCACCGCCCGTCAGCCCGCCAGCGGTATTGATGATGACGGCTTCCATGGAGGCGTCGAAGGTATCGGGCAGGCGGATCTTCGCTGCCCCCTCCTGATAGAGTTCACGGATGCGCGTGCGGCCATCGAACAGCTTTGCCACCAGATGTCCGCGTCCTTCCGCTCTTTGAGGTCTCGTGCCTGCCGCCGCAATCGTCATATCGTCCCTTTCGGTCGCGCCCCTGGTTTTCATTCAAGCGCGCGGATAACGGAAAGCAAGCAATTCCTATGCCGCCCCGAGCAGACCTTTGGCAACGGCGGAAGGTTTTCCAGGCGCCGCGCCCTCTGCTGCAAAATGCGGCATCTGCCGGTCAGACAGTCAGGTGGCGGCGGGCCTCCGGCGTATCCAGCGTCTCGGCAAGCCCTTCATGCACGATTTCGCCACGGTCCATGATGTAGACATAGTCGGCAAGCTCGCGGCAGAAATCGAGATATTGTTCGACGAGCAGGATCGCCATGCCTGTGGAGTCACGCAAATAGCGGATCGCCCGGCCGATATCCTTGATGATCGATGGCTGAATGCCCTCGGTCGGCTCGTCGAGCACGAGAATCCTCGGCCGCGTCACCATGGCGCGCCCGATTGCCAGCTGCTGCTGCTGCCCGCCGGAAAGATCGCCGCCGCGACGTGACAACATCGACTTCAGCACCGGGAAGAGACTGAAGATGTCATCGGGGATGTTGCGGTCGCGGCGGCCAAGCGGCGCAAAGCCGGTTTCGAGATTTTCCTTGACTGTAAGTAGCGGGAAGATTTCGCGCCCTTGCGGCACATAGCCGATGCCCTGCTTGGCGCGGGCAAAGGGCGGCAGGCCGTTGAGCCTGGTATCGTTGAAGGTGACGGTGCCGGCCGACAGCGGATGCTGGCCGGTAACGGCGCGCAGAAGAGAACTCTTCCCCACGCCGTTACGCCCCAGCACGCAGGTGATCTTGCCCATCTCGGCCTTGATCGAGATGCCGCGCAGCGCCTGAGCGGCGCCATAATGCAGGTTTGCGTTTTCGACTGTCAGCATCGGTTTCCCTTTACATTCAAACTACTGTCGGAGCAGGCCGCTGCCCCTCATCCTGCTGCCGCCACCTTCTCCCCGCTTGCGGGGAGAAGGGAATATGCCGCGACCTATCCGTCCCTCGTCCACCTCTCGCATGGCACGTCCCCTCGCCCCGTTTACGGGGAGAGGGTTAGGGTGAGGGGCATCCGGCAAACACGACGCTCACCGCCCCAGATAATTCTCGATCACCTTCGGATCCGAACTCACAAAATCGATCGATCCCTCCGCCAGCACCGATCCTTCAGCAAGGCAGGTCACCTTGACGCCGAGGTCACGGATGAAGCCCATGTCGTGCTCGACGACGACGACCGACCGGGTTTTGGCGATATCCTTGAGCAGGATCGCGGTTTCCGCCGTCTCCGCATCGGTCATGCCGGCCACCGGTTCGTCGACGAGCAGAAGCTTCGGCTCCTGCGCCAGCAGCATGCCGATCTCCAGCCACTGCTTCTGCCCGTGCGAGAGATTGGCGGCGAATTCGTCGCGGCGATGCGTCAGCCGCACCGTTCCGAGGATCTCCTCGATGCGCGCCTTGTCCTCGCCGGAAAGCCGGTAGAGCAGCGTCGAGAACACACCACGACGTCGGTTCAGCGCCAACTCCAGATTGTCCCACACCGTATGGCTTTCGAAGACGGTCGGCTTCTGAAACTTGCGGCCGATGCCGAGCTGAGCGATATCGGCTTCGTCCTTCTTGGTGAGATCGATCGTGCCGTTGAAGAACACCTCGCCCTCATCGGGCCGGGTCTTGCCGGTGATGATATCCATCATCGTCGTCTTGCCGGCGCCGTTCGGGCCGATGATGGCACGGAGTTCACCGGGCTCGATGACGATCGACAGCGAGTTCAGCGCCTTGAAGCCGTCGAAGGAAACCGACACGCCGTTGAGATAAAGCACGCTGGTGGGTTTGACGTCGGGGATCATGGCGCTCACTCCGCTGCCTGGATTTTCGGCTCGATACCGTCTTCCTCAGCCGCCGGTGTACCCGCCTTGGAGACAGGCTTCCGCTTGCCGAGATATTGCGCAATCGTGCCGACGACACCCTTCGGCAGGAACAGCGTGACCGCGACGAAGAGACCGCCGAGTGCAAACAGCCAGAATTCCGGGAAGAGACCGGTGAAGATAGTCTTGCCGCCGTTGACGAGGATCGCGCCGATGATAGGCCCGATCAGCGTCGCCCGCCCGCCGACCGCGGTCCAGATGACGACTTCGATCGAGTTCGCAGGGGCGAATTCGCCCGGATTGATGATGCCCACCTGCGGCACGTAAAGCGCGCCGGCAATACCCGCCATCATCGCCGAGACGACGAAGGTGAAAAGCTTGAAATGCTCGACGCGGTAGCCGAGGAAGCGCGTGCGGCTTTCGGCATCGCGCACGCCGACCAGCACCTTGCCGAACTTAGAGCGCACGATCGCCGAGGCGATCATCAGCGATAGAGCGAGGAAGATCGCAGTTGCGGCAAAGAGGGCTGCACGCGTGCCGTCAGCCTGGACGTTGAAACCGATAATGTCCTTGAAATCAGTGAGGCCGTTATTGCCGCCGAAGCCCATGTCGTTGCGGAAGAAGGCCAGCAGCAGCGCGTAGGTCATCGCCTGGGTGATGATCGAGAGATAGACGCCGTTGACGCGTGAGCGGAAGGCAAACCAGCCGAAGACGAAGGCGAGCAGGCCGGGTACGACGAGCACCATCAGCGCCGCAAACCAGAAATGGTTGAAGCCGTACCAGAACCAGGGCAGATCCTTCCAGTTCAGGAACACCATGAAGTCGGGCAGAACAGGGTCTCCGTAGCTGCCGCGCGTGCCGATCTGGCGCATCAGATACATGCCCATCGCATAGCCGCCGAGCGCAAAGAAGGCACCGTGGCCGAGGGAGAGGATGCCGCAGAAGCCCCAGACGAGATCGAGCGCCAGCGCCAGCAGCGCATAGGTCAGATACTTGCCGAACAGCGACATGATATAAGTCGGCACGTGCAGCGGATTGGTCGGCCCCGTCATCAGGTTCATGACCGGCACGAGGACCGCGACCAGAAGCAGGAGGGCGATGGCAATAACGATCTTGCGATCGAGTGATCGGAGAAGGAAGGCCGTTATCATGCTTCCACCGCCCTTCCTTTGAGTGCGAAGAGCCCGCGCGGACGCTTCTGGATGAAGAGAATGATGAGGACGAGCACCAGGATCTTACCGAGCACGGCGCCGGCGAAGGGCTCGAGGAACTTGTTGACGACGCCGAGCGACAGTGCGCCGACCAGCGTCCCCCAGAGATTGCCGACACCGCCGAAGACGACGACCATGAAGCTGTCGATGATGTAGCTCTGGCCGAGGTTCGGCGAGACATTGTCGATCTGGCTGAGCGCCACGCCGGCGATGCCGGCAATGCCCGAGCCGAGCGCGAAGGTGAAGGCATCGACCCAGCCGGTGCGGATGCCCATCGACGACGCCATGCGCCGGTTCTGCGTAACGGCGCGCATCTGCAGGCCGAAGGCGGACCGCTTGAGCAGCAGGAGCAGCGCCACAAAGACCACCATCGAAAAGACGATGATCCACAGTCGGTTCCAGGTGATGGAGAGCCCGCCGAGATCGAAGACGCCGGACATCCAGCTCGGATTGCGGACCTCGCGGTTGGTCGGACCGAAGCTGCTGCGCACCGCCTGCTGCAGGATCAGCGACACGCCCCAGGTGGCGAGCAGCGTTTCCAGCGGCCGGCCGTAGAGATAGCGGATGACGGCGCGCTCGATTACCAGACCGACGAAGCCGGTAAAGACGAAGGCCGCAGGCACGGCAAAGGCCAGCGAATAATCGGCAAGTTTAGGAAAGGCGGAGGTGATGTACTCCTGCACCACATAGGTGGTGTAGGCACCGATCATCACCATTTCGCCATGCGCCATGTTGATGACGCCCATGACGCCGAAGGTGATGGCAAGGCCGATCGCTGCAAGCAGCAGTACCGAGCCGAGAGACAATCCGTACCAGATATTCTGGACGATATCCCACAGCGCCAGGCTGCGATTGATGGAGCTGATATCCGCCTGGATCACCGGCTTCAGGTCGTCAGGCGCGGTTTCGAGCGTCGCCGTGAGGATGGTCAGCGCATCGCGATTGCCGCGCGCCGCGATCGTATCGATCGCAGCCTTCTTGTCTTCGACGCTGGCATCCGTCTTGAGCAGCAGCACGGCGCGCGCCGCTTCCATCGTATTCTTGATCTCAGCGTCCTTTTCGGCCGCAAGCGCCGAGTTCAGCAGATCGAGATTGGCGGGATCGGCATCTTTCAGAAGGCCCTGCGCCGCGGCAAGCCGCGCGGAACGGTCCGTGCTCATCAGCGTCAACTGGCTGGTGGCAGCGCCGATGACGCCGCGAAGCGCGTTGTTGATCTTGACCTTCGTCATCAGATCCGGATCGACATCGGCAGCGGCTTCGCCGGTGATCGGATCGGAATAGGTCGGTTCGTCATCGGTACCGCCCTGGAGGAGAACCGGGCCGCCATCGGAATTGACGTAGAGAAGGCCGTCGCTCAACTGCTGCAGGATCTGGCTGACATGCTGGTCCTTGGAAGCGACCAGCGCTTTGATAGCCGCTTCGCGTTCCGGGAAGTCGCCGACGCCGAGCGCGTCGATCAGCACGTGGATATCGTCCTGGGCCTGGACTTCGCTCGAGATCGTCACGCCCGAAAATGTCAGGCCCGAAAATGTCAGGCAAACCGTGATGAGGAAAATCTTTATGGCGCGATACATCGGCTTTCTCGCCCTTGATAGTGTTGGCCTCGCGGCGCAATCGCTGGGACGGAGCTTCCGCCCGGGATCAACCCCGGACGGAATCCTTCAGGCAATCATCGGATCGGGTCGTACTCAGGAGCCCTTGCCACCGCACTTGCCCGTAGCGACGTTGAAGTTGCCGCAGGACATCGGCTTGCGCCAATCGGAGATCAGGTCCTTGGAATCAGGCAGGAAGTCGGACCATTCGTCGCCGACGACGGCAGGTGTCTGCTGGACGATTTCGAACTGGCCGTCGGCCTGGATTTCACCGATCAGCACCGGCTTGGTGATGTGGTGGTTCGGCATGACGGTTGCATAGCCGCCGGAGAGGTTCGGAACGCTGACGCCGATGATGGTATCGAGAACCTTGTCGGTATCGGTCGTGCCGGCAGCCTGGACGGCCTTAACCCATGCGTTGAAGCCGATATACGCAG
This Rhizobium brockwellii DNA region includes the following protein-coding sequences:
- a CDS encoding urease accessory protein UreF encodes the protein MTRDRELQALLRLTAWLSPAFPIGSFAYSGGLERAVADGLVTDATSLAAWIGTLVGNGSAWNDAVLLAESHRQQAEAARLAEVAALAEALAGSRERHQETMLLGEAFLAAARAWPDAVFERLTDKVAYPIAVGAVTGAHGIRPEKALAAFLHAYVSQAVSSGIRLGVAGQRDGVAVLAGLEDHIAEVARRAAASTLDDLGSATVQADITSLRHETQATRLFRS
- the ureE gene encoding urease accessory protein UreE is translated as MQRVTSYLPAGTPSSHPIAQVKLPHDLRHLRRKLLHLENGEMVMLDLKDPVLFSNGDLLVRDDGELIEILAADEKLFEIRGRDRTHLVELAWHLGNRHLAAQIEEDRIVILRDHVIRAMLQGLGAVVLEIDEPFQPARGAYHSPGGHSHGHDHDHNHDHGHDHAHDHNHGHDHDHEHGYEHEHEHRHDRGHDHDHKHD
- a CDS encoding GGDEF domain-containing protein, whose protein sequence is MRNWISLQADFGDLQYRKNVYVFALKMAFLAVILSGVIIALTMPSLDLLGLLPVTLAHAIGFSAIFSWLIGGTVSGMLSLFAGFAMRDLALSRAEFEKLSRTDTLSGLLNRRAFTEALENTDGNASLVIFDVDRFKAINDRFGHGCGDAVIVAVSAMLTSAFNEMSVVARLGGEEFGVIVSGEPLEARMERIESVRCRIAGGAIRAEGHDIRITVSGGVADLVAGRNKQAVYASADRALYLAKALGRNRVVHEREGLHHAWHGLVDNGVDGENRGPESDNVMQAYGI
- a CDS encoding TIGR02117 family protein produces the protein MRTGIRWLLRIVFLLLLSVACGTFIPRPLIAPVKASSAAVTHRILLLSGPIHTDIAIPLDAETRAAFSFLDDTGFPLGHPNAEWLIIGWGGRAFYLETPTWAELKPLPVLRALTIDRSVLHVDLAGPITEPQSTVTAFDVSEDQLAQLRDFISRSFVRDAGAVVPIPDAGYGEIDRFFEARGYFNALFGCNTWTAAALRSAGLRTGIWNPLPQALRLSVSVYN
- the ureC gene encoding urease subunit alpha yields the protein MPYKISRAAYAGMFGPTTGDKVRLADTELFIEIEKDFTTYGEEVKFGGGKVIRDGMGQSQVTRADGAVDTVITNAVIVDHSGIYKADIGLKDGRIVAIGKAGNPDMQPGVNIIVGPGTEAIAAEGKIVTAGGMDSHIHFIAPQQIEEALMSGMTCMLGGGTGPAHGTLATTCTPGPWHLARMIEAADAFPMNLAFAGKGNASLPGALTEMVLAGATSLKLHEDWGTTPGAIDCCLSVADEYDVQVMIHTDTLNESGFVEDTIGAIKGRTIHAFHTEGAGGGHAPDIIKICGQPNVIPSSTNPTRPYTVNTIAEHLDMLMVCHHLSPSIPEDIAFAESRIRKETIAAEDILHDIGAFSIISSDSQAMGRVGEVAIRTWQTADKMKRQRGRLKEEKGDNDNFRVRRYIAKYTINPAIAHGLSREIGSVEVGKRADLVLWNPAFFGVKPDMVLLGGSIAAAPMGDPNASIPTPQPVHYRPMFASYGKSLTNSSVTFVSQASLDAGLKGRLGVAKELVAVKNTRGGISKASMIHNDLTPEIEVDPETYEVRANGELLTCEPATVLPMAQRYFLF
- a CDS encoding PIN domain-containing protein, whose translation is MLGIDTNILLRIFLTDLSEGDHTPDQFALVRDAVVGSREPFFVNHVVVVETIWVLRQKLKYSKVIIAGVMTRLLHMSNVMVQDAAIVEASLSGFIAYPGDFSDHLIGEINKRNGCRTTLTFDRAASKSPNFSELQR
- a CDS encoding AbrB/MazE/SpoVT family DNA-binding domain-containing protein, which gives rise to MATSAKVTSKNQITLPAGLRKSLDIHAGDRIDFVANSDGVFEVRVLRESLADLIGVLKSDEPVSGDDIEKWIAEARGAMATGSWNAGD
- a CDS encoding lysozyme inhibitor LprI family protein, with translation MRLNICLVGAAMLLTAGAASAEDMDCNNPKTQSDMTGCEAARHETADKALNAQYKKTRAALAAIDKGLDGDMKGAEQALVKAQRAWIDYRDAECDAFGFQARGGTMEPMLVAGCLANITDKRTKELKELEDTMSN
- a CDS encoding urease subunit beta — its product is MIPGEIIAASGDIELNAGAPTVTLEVSNTGDRPVQVGSHYHFAETNAGLSFDRAVAHGKRLDIPAGTAVRFEPGQTRSVTLIPLSGKREVYGFRQLVMGKL
- a CDS encoding DUF1272 domain-containing protein; the encoded protein is MLELRPNCECCDKDLSPDSAEARICTYECTFCADCVDGVLKGVCPNCGGNLVARPIRPAAMLAKNPASTKRVLKAEGCAPKAA